The stretch of DNA GAGCAAAGAATCTCCATGCAGGATCAGTAGATCCAAATTTATCAGGTGACAGTCACTTCAAGGCGTACTGCGTATTACCTGTTGCGTAAACAAATACGCAGTACGCAATCTCTATTCAAGCTGGGCGATGCCGGACTAGCTACACATAATCCGTTCTTAGACTTTCCCCAAATCACATACCTGGGTATAATTTGGCAGGGCTACGGTTCAAATTAAAGAACCAAAAAATAGCCCGGCAAGCAATGTCAACCCAATGCAAAACCCACCTGAAACCGCCCGCGCCGTCAAAAACCCCACCTGGCGCGTGAGCGACGTGCACGGCCAATACAGCTATCGCAATGCTCATGCCGATCTGTATAGTTACCTCGGCCAATGGTCAGATATGGAGTCTTACCTCAACGTGGGTTACTCCAACCCGGGCCAGTACCATCTTCACGCCAACAGCCACTTGCGGTTGATCAATCGGCTGGCCGACGGTTTGTTAGACCTGCATGCCGCCGGCCGCCACGCGGCAGACCATCACCTATTAGATATAGCTTCGGGGCGCGGCGGGGCAGCCATTCATGCTCGCCAGAGATATGGCTTGAAGGTGGTGGGCCTAGACCTTACGCCTTACAATGCTCGCCGGGCCGCCCGCAATGCCCGCCATCAACAAGTCTGGCCGCAGGTTTGTTTTGGCATGGGCCATGCGCATTGCCTGCCGCTGGCCGATGCCTCCTTCGCCCTGGCCTGGTCTATCGAGTCGCCGGCCCACTTTGCGGATAAACCCGCTTTTTTACAAGAAGCCAGACGGGTGTTAAAATCAGGCGGGGTTTTTGCTTTTGCCGACTTGCTGGTTGTAAACAAAATTGCTATGGCCTCGGCTGAAAATCGCCAGATTTATGATGAGTTTTTGCGGGTCTGGGATGTACCCTACCTGGAAACCCTGGACAGCTACAAAGAGGCCCTAATCGGGGCGGGTTTTGAGCCACATCGCGCCGAAATTGTAACCAAATACAATCTTGACATTCTCA from Anaerolineae bacterium encodes:
- a CDS encoding methyltransferase domain-containing protein → MQNPPETARAVKNPTWRVSDVHGQYSYRNAHADLYSYLGQWSDMESYLNVGYSNPGQYHLHANSHLRLINRLADGLLDLHAAGRHAADHHLLDIASGRGGAAIHARQRYGLKVVGLDLTPYNARRAARNARHQQVWPQVCFGMGHAHCLPLADASFALAWSIESPAHFADKPAFLQEARRVLKSGGVFAFADLLVVNKIAMASAENRQIYDEFLRVWDVPYLETLDSYKEALIGAGFEPHRAEIVTKYNLDILNRDCIIFLWLSKFRWLYQLYKRYLKWRTGANLDHVYEHVLASHCALRLGMIDYGLFWAVKL